The proteins below come from a single Aspergillus oryzae RIB40 DNA, chromosome 5 genomic window:
- a CDS encoding uncharacterized protein (predicted protein): MISLLLSARHVVLSTPAIRRCFTGWSCSEIPTDDFHVEVWKWKEHDICSDTIFTAAPSARDVYLYSSVNTAVLRGWASESGLCKLTKLQRLTIEVHPKDGNDEKDCQEFAVEFIKTVSSRCKTLDPRIAPKMTASLLMARGLSARVALLDDGAKLTGKYGKQKGQSFHPDKEEYFVGPCIHGTKMADYIRQLCPEVELLIARLDDSRKVESGQRFTTASAYKVSTQINVYVIVMSRN, from the exons ATGATCTCGCTTTTGTTATCGGCTAGACATGTGGTCCTCAG TACGCCTGCCATCCGCCGCTGCTTCACTGGTTGGAGTTGTTCCGAAATCCCGACTGATGACTTCCACGTTGAAGtttggaaatggaaagaacatGATATTTGCAGTGATACCATCTTTACCGCGGCTCCGAGCGCCAGAGATGTCTATTTATACTCTTCCGTAAATACTGCAGTCCTTCGAGGCTGGGCCAGCGAATCAGGGCTATGCAAGCTCACCAAG CTGCAACGGCTAACAATAGAGGTGCATCCAAAA GATGGTAACGACGAGAAAGATTGCCAGGAGTTCGCGGTAGAGTTCATCAAAACGGTCTCCAGCCGATGCAAAACACTAGATCCAA GAATCGCCCCAAAGATGACAGCATCCCTTCTCATGGCCA GGGGGTTGTCGGCCAGGGTTGCCCTCCTAGATGATGGTGCCAAATTAACTGGAAAGTATGGGAAGCAAAAGGGGCAATCATTTCATCCAGACAAGGAGGAATACTTTGTGGGCCCTTGCATCCATGGCACAAAGATGGCCGATTATATTCGACAATTATGCCCCGAAGTGGAGCTTCTCATAGCTCGTTTAGATGATTCACGGAAAGTCGAGAGTGGTCAGAGATTCACTACAGCATCCGCCTATAAGGTGAGTACTCAAATAAATGTTTATGTTATCGTCATGTCACGAAACTAA
- a CDS encoding U2-type spliceosomal complex subunit CWC24 (predicted E3 ubiquitin ligase) encodes MTDETQVADEVPQFSFKKRSNKAKANFRKKPEAPPPASDSDFTSSDDEEGRRIKRRRKNAAVTASSTTNAPRRDEEQPVTATPIPLPSSNDATKHSNWYDDELDAKNLLGNTRAQPTSNAPSASDGTYKGAANYQSFIQKNPDSLAKQFGPIKAPTNIRTVTFMDYTPNVCKDYKQTGWCGFGDGCIYAHIRENVLQGWELDKEWDKNTQGKKLDGKVVSQRGGDKPKDDDDEDEELLESIPFACIICKKSYQNPIVTKCGHYFCESCALQRYRKNPSCAACGAGTGGVFNTAKKLNQLLEKKRERARKRREQAIADGEEVSSEEEEEAESA; translated from the exons ATGACGGACGAAACGCAGGTCGCCGATGAGGTCCCTCAGTTCTCCTTCAAAAAACGATCaaacaaggccaaggccaatTTTCGCAAGAAGCCCGAAGCGCCGCCACCTGCTTCGGACTCCGATTTCACGTCgtccgatgatgaagagggcCGCAGAATCAAAAGGCGCCGCAAGAACGCAGCAGTGACAGCCTCGTCTACAACCAATGCACCCCGGAGAGACGAAGAACAGCCCGTCACAGCCACACCGATCCCATTGCCATCCAGCAACGATGCCACCAAGCATTCGAACTGGTATGATGACGAGTTGGACGCAAAGAATCTCTTGGGGAACACGCGGGCCCAACCAACCTCGAACGCCCCCTCTGCATCAGATGGCACGTACAAAGGCGCGGCGAATTACCAGTCTTTCATCCAAAAAAACCCCGATTCTCTGGCAAAACAGTTCGGTCCGATCAAAGCCCCCACCAACATTCGTACTGTGACGTTTATGGATTACACGCCAAACGTCTGCAAAGACTACAAACAGACGGG CTGGTGCGGATTTGGGGACGGGTGTATCTACGCTCATATTAGAGAAAACGTCTTGCAGGGCTGGGAATTGGACAAAGAATGGGATAAAAACactcaaggaaagaaattgGATGGAAAGGTCGTCTCCCAACGTGGGGGTGACAAACCAaaggacgacgacgatgaggatgaggagcttcTCGAAAGCATTCCATTTGCCTGTATCATCTGCAAGAAGTCATATCAAAACCCGATTGTCACCAAGTGCGGGCATTATTTCTGCGAGTCTTGCGCCTTACAGCGATATCGGAAAAATCCGTCATGTGCTGCATGTGGAGCTGGCACTGGCGGGGTGTTTAACACCGCGAAGAAGCTGAATCAattattggagaagaagagagagcgTGCAAGGAAACGCCGGGAGCAAGCCATAGccgacggcgaagaagtcagcagtgaagaagaggaagaggccgaaaGCGCTTAG
- a CDS encoding putative nuclear migration protein (ApsA) (predicted protein): MAIWGPPHLTRSPALFAGQATNSPSKVSVPSRKQRNQPSSRVHDIEFATEISTSLLAQVRQLQALLAEREEALKTVNLEKSRLELEAEGYTQRIRALDESEERYKDENWALETQTRELMSAVKDAADRESRLNSSLGAVTTEKNTLERELEDLKQTNTKLIEEQTAAQKANDAEIHLLRRNLSSGDAERLALQKKVEELNSQNEELARAVAMRLRQQEAETVREVHRDDDSDEDGRGTPENSPPPSPNKFTPRHNQLETETLRSSLGHAHRMIQNLKSTIHREKTEKIELKRMLQEARDEIEQKRREAIAPSGPSNKRQKTKPDNSRKAARPNLLGAGRRGTTEIEDVHETDTDWEDHATDTSPSHKAALRSYRSRPELQSSDEPSDAYHTATEADDAFETANEREAATESEAFQTGVESMADDSTDTDELTETEDRIQLTPRARVSSLTLAKARDRKSYQSTASTSGEEDELSDGMFPSPSRTSTPRHRLRNKRSVSRRIRPSGEAPMASDSRPSSSRESPATSFTQTLGDSEGQSLFAELAELDGEEDEEAEFGPPIEHDADSTPRILSMPDSRRSSQATLNTRPKAVMVDSGVMTDPWEPSAPVVVNDENVSDVLVTPKKVTSDAETAAGTREQPELVHAATQGASPQTSSEVNGDQLSSVLATSKMISDVDAEREINVPAAVLPQLDISPISTQDTVPVAPKLPELSMSYVVGGSTEPVAGPISDPPEMALSAISLQYTEPISAKLPEPEPKYVPEVVVSSIFSEGTQPVAATLPEPVPEPSISVAEQATSTDLPQLACSAIFSEDTQPVMATLPEPVPVPVPMPEAPVSVTERDISTVVPALAVSTIFSEQTLPVMATHSEPVPEPSVSVAERAINTEIPGLAFSTIFTEHTEPIAAMLPEPVPEPESTVAVGQASAEHEVPDLTVSFIPPESTEPIAPREREIPVPASPQLSVSTIRSVETLPVEDTPATAIIPAALPSDENAPLMQTRGVMVDKPTSESLPIVVVEDEANDSSDYDTAGHQKDVPSPLKAISGNAVPRHARRRSSNQADQGAQTILSSKQIDQILMDRVTARPLSPPDSDKAKEQGNSPAATPRARPRPQHQSSAASLNWRPGSAASQASTVHSHPPLPSEHKEAIIAAEKKSLDQQPATPGLMAPPLAPASAFRAPRPRTPNDSAPQVGSVRSSTSRARVRRESQVSRRSSVSSFASEIEERFNTHSTPAGGPYGYGSGTDPRMIQAITQTMIGEFLWKYTRKTVSGEISNTRHRRYFWVHPYTRTLYWSEQDPQSAGKSERKTKSVPIEAVRVVADDNPYPPGLHCRSLEVVSPGRRIRFTATTSQRHETWFNALSYLLLRSENGEEENNDLEDIDEFNPGFRSGSRSRQRPRLSISSSQSRQTRNWPKQRAGSALSLRRTGTPGRASPALSTPSHYSDQRNSSTSRLSTILNTTLKGSFGRRGPPGYATSSIHDGSVYGRDSEEDLRQMMERQEQETDRLENVRACCDGKHDVSSLSRTSRYSPRVNRHHSHH, encoded by the exons ATGGCCATCTGGGGACCCCCTCACTTGACCAGAAG CCCCGCCTTGTTTGCTGGGCAAGCCACCAACTCTCCCAGCAAGGTGAGCGTACCATCACGAAAACAGCGCAACCAACCGTCGAGCCGTGTCCATGATATCGAGTTTGCGACGGAGATCTCCACCTCCCTCCTGGCCCAGGTCCGTCAGTTGCAGGCGCTGCTTGCGGAGCGCGAGGAGGCCTTGAAAACTGTGAACTTGGAGAAATCGAGGCTTGAACTCGAGGCAGAAGGATATACGCAGCGAATCCGGGCATTGGACGAGAGCGAGGAGCGCTATAAGGACGAAAACTGGGCGTTGGAGACTCAGACGCGCGAGCTCATGTCTGCGGTGAAAGATGCTGCCGATCGCGAAAGTAGACTCAACAGCAGCCTGGGTGCTGTTACAACAGAAAAGAACACACTGGAGCGAGAATTAGAAGATCTGAAGCAAACCAATACGAAGCTGATCGAGGAGCAGACGGCGGCACAGAAAGCGAATGACGCTGAAATCCATCTCCTGCGCAGGAACTTGAGTTCAGGGGATGCGGAAAGGCTTGcactgcagaagaaggttgaagagTTGAACTCACAGAACGAAGAGCTTGCTAGAGCGGTCGCTATGCGGCTTCGACAGCAAGAAGCGGAGACCGTGCGAGAAGTTCACCGGGATGATGACTctgatgaggatggtagAGGGACACCGGAAAATTCACCTCCACCATCGCCCAATAAATTCACTCCGCGACACAACCAATTGGAGACAGAAACATTGCGAAGTTCCTTGGGCCATGCTCATCGTATGATCCAGAATCTGAAGAGCACCATTCACCGAGAGAAAACTGAAAAAATTGAGCTCAAACGTATGCTTCAAGAAGCGCGCGACGAGATTGAGCAGAAGCGTCGCGAAGCTATTGCTCCCTCTGGCCCCTCTAATAAGCGCCAGAAGACCAAGCCCGATAATTCACGCAAGGCTGCAAGACCGAACCTGCTGGGTGCCGGAAGGAGAGGAACGACAGAGATTGAGGACGTGCATGAGACCGATACCGATTGGGAAGACCATGCTACTGACACAAGTCCATCGCACAAAGCGGCTTTGAGATCTTACCGAAGCCGCCCCGAACTTCAGTCTTCAGACGAGCCCAGTGATGCCTACCACACTGCTACCGAAGCTGACGATGCTTTCGAGACCGCCAACGAGCGTGAGGCAGCCACTGAAAGCGAGGCCTTCCAGACGGGCGTCGAGAGCATGGCTGATGATAGTACGGATACCGATGAGCTAACTGAAACAGAGGACCGTATTCAGTTAACACCCCGTGCTCGTGTCTCATCCCTAACCTTGGCCAAAGCTCGTGACCGGAAGTCCTACCAGAGCACTGCTTCCACTTCaggggaagaggacgaaCTCTCCGATGGCATGTTCCCCTCACCAAGTCGAACTTCTACCCCTCGGCACCGTCTCAGGAACAAGAGGAGTGTGTCGAGGAGGATTAGACCTTCTGGAGAGGCTCCCATGGCCTCTGACAGCCGGCCATCTAGTTCACGGGAGTCCCCAGCAACGAGCTTCACACAGACGCTAGGGGACTCCGAAGGCCAGAGCCTGTTTGCAGAACTCGCAGAACTTGacggcgaggaggatgaggaggcagAGTTCGGCCCACCGATAGAACACGATGCTGATTCCACCCCACGTATCCTTTCGATGCCTGATTCGAGAAGATCATCCCAGGCCACTTTGAACACGAGACCTAAGGCTGTAATGGTTGACTCCGGTGTCATGACTGACCCTTGGGAACCAAGCGCCCCGGTCGTTGTGAACGACGAGAATGTCTCGGATGTACTTGTAACACCGAAGAAGGTGACTTCGGATGCCGAGACTGCTGCTGGAACGAGGGAGCAACCAGAGTTGGTGCATGCTGCGACACAGGGGGCCTCCCCTCAGACGTCTTCTGAAGTGAATGGTGATCAACTGTCGAGTGTGCTAGCCACTTCGAAGATGATTTCGGATGTAGATGCGGAGCGAGAGATCAATGTCCCCGCAGCTGTGCTGCCACAGCTCGATATTTCTCCTATCTCCACTCAGGACACCGTTCCTGTAGCACCTAAGCTACCTGAGTTGAGCATGTCATACGTTGTGGGAGGCTCAACCGAGCCGGTCGCCGGGCCTATTTCTGATCCCCCGGAGATGGCTTTGTCGGCCATCTCTTTGCAGTATACAGAACCCATTTCTGCCAAGCTTCCTGAGCCGGAGCCGAAGTACGTACCGGAAGTGGTTGTctcctcgatcttctctgAGGGAACTCAGCCTGTTGCGGCAACGCTTCCTGAGCCTGTGCCTGAGCCCTCAATCTCCGTGGCAGAGCAGGCAACGAGCACAGATCTTCCACAGCTGGCATGCTCCGCAATTTTCTCTGAGGATACCCAGCCTGTTATGGCGACTCTTCCTGAGCCCGTTCCCGTGCCTGTGCCTATGCCTGAAGCTCCAGTTTCTGTCACAGAGCGTGATATAAGCACTGTGGTTCCAGCCCTGGCAGTCTCGACAATCTTCTCTGAACAAACTCTGCCTGTAATGGCGACTCATTCAGAGCCTGTGCCCGAGCCTTCAGTTTCAGTTGCGGAGCGTGCTATAAACACCGAAATCCCTGGCCTGGCATTCTCGACAATCTTCACAGAGCACACCGAACCTATAGCGGCGATGCTTCCAGAACCAGTTCCAGAGCCGGAGTCCACGGTGGCTGTGGGTCAGGCTTCAGCCGAGCATGAAGTCCCTGATTTGACAGTATCTTTCATACCACCAGAATCCACTGAGCCGATTGCACCTCGGGAACGCGAGATTCCCGTCCCTGCGTCTCCGCAATTGTCGGTTTCTACCATCCGTTCCGTGGAAACACTCCCTGTCGAGGACACTCCAGCTACGGCCATCATCCCGGCAGCCCTGCCATCCGACGAGAACGCACCACTCATGCAAACGAGAGGTGTTATGGTCGACAAACCCACTTCAGAGTCTTTGCCAATTGTGGTTGtcgaagacgaagcaaaTGATAGCTCTGATTATGACACAGCTGGCCACCAGAAGGATGTCCCCTCCCCTCTGAAGGCTATCTCCGGCAATGCTGTCCCTCGCCATGCAAGACGCCGATCGTCAAACCAGGCAGATCAAGGTGCTCAGACGATACTGTCTTCTAAGCAAATTGACCAGATTCTCATGGACCGTGTTACGGCCCGGCCTTTGTCTCCCCCCGACAGTGACAAAGCCAAGGAGCAAGGCAATTCACCTGCTGCCACGCCAAGGGCACGGCCCCGTCCTCAGCATCAGTCATCGGCCGCATCTCTCAACTGGCGACCAGGCAGCGCAGCCAGCCAGGCCTCTACTGTTCATAGCCATCCCCCGTTGCCTTCTGAACATAAAGAGGCTATCATAGCTGCTGAGAAGAAGTCGCTTGATCAACAACCGGCCACACCGGGTCTCATGGCGCCGCCTCTTGCTCCGGCTTCCGCTTTCCGCGCTCCACGCCCGCGCACTCCAAATGATTCAGCCCCTCAGGTTGGCTCCGTCAGGTCTTCTACTTCACGGGCCAGAGTGAGGCGCGAAAGCCAGGTGTCGCGGAGGTCTTCGGTCTCATCGTTCGCATCCGAGATCGAAGAGCGGTTCAATACACACTCCACCCCGGCTGGCGGACCTTATGGCTATGGCTCCGGCACAGATCCACGCATGATTCAAGCCATCACCCAGACCATGATTGGAGAATTCCTTTGGAAGTATACACGTAAAACAGTCTCCGGGGAGATTTCCAACACTAGACATCGTCGCTACTTCTGGGTGCATCCATATACGCGTACATTGTACTGGAGTGAGCAGGACCCTCAAAGTGCTGGCAAGTCGGAGCGTAAGACAAAGAGCGTTCCTATTGAAGCCGTGAGAGTTGTCGCCGATGACAACCCATACCCTCCAGGTCTTCATTGCAGGAGTTTGGAGGTTGTTAGCCCTGGTCGCCGGATCAGATTCACCGCGACTACTAGTCAGAGGCACGAGACCTGGTTCAATGCACTCTCGTACCTCTTGCTGCGGTCGGAAaatggtgaggaggagaacaatgacctggaagatatcgatgaaTTCAACCCTGGGTTCCGGTCAGGATCTCGGTCGCGCCAGAGACCAAGGTTGTCAATCTCTTCATCGCAGAGCCGCCAGACCCGAAATTGGCCGAAACAGCGAGCGGGTTCTGCTCTCTCTCTACGCCGCACAGGGACCCCCGGTCGCGCCTCTCCGGCTCTAAGCACGCCGTCTCACTATTCCGATCAAAGGAATAGTTCCACGTCCCGACTCAGTACAATTCTTAACACTACGCTCAAAGGCTCTTTCGGCAGAAGGGGCCCCCCTGGCTATGCGACATCTAGTATCCATGATGGCAGTGTCTACGGCCGTGACAGTGAGGAGGACCTGcggcagatgatggagaggcaAGAACAGGAGACAGACCGACTTGAGAATGTCCGTGCTTGCTGTGATG GCAAGCATGATGTCAGCTCACTCTCAAGGACAAGTCGGTACAGCCCGCGTGTAAATCGGCATCACTCTCATCACTGA
- a CDS encoding class I SAM-dependent methyltransferase (predicted protein): MIIKLTSYAANLEDAVESQPPPTQTGVQRSSDLIPPVLAHASGLVLDVGPGTGTQMPLLRSSAIKAIYGAEPCHGLHAKLRSRADAEGVGEKYHILPCSVAASELVPALQEQGLLPAGTTALDQTTGGAFDTILCVRVLCSVPDLEQSARDLYGLLKPGGKILVVEHVVNPWRTAKGSIVARVVQAVYGFLGWSWFIGDCRMNRDTEKALRGAAEADGGWESVEVEKWFGRTCMPYIAGVFVKRG, translated from the coding sequence ATGATAATCAAACTCACAAGCTACGCGGCAaatcttgaagatgccgTCGAGTCCCAACCCCCACCAACCCAGACAGGGGTTCAACGTTCCTCGGACCTAATCCCGCCCGTCTTAGCCCACGCCTCAGGTTTAGTCCTAGACGTCGGCCCGGGAACAGGAACGCAAATGCCCCTCTTACGCTCGTCGGCTATCAAAGCAATCTACGGCGCCGAGCCCTGCCATGGTCTTCACGCAAAACTGCGCTCCAGGGCTGACGCCGAAGGAGTAGGTGAAAAGTACCACATTCTTCCCTGTAGCGTCGCCGCCTCGGAACTCGTTCCCGCTCTCCAGGAACAAGGCCTTCTGCCTGCTGGTACTACCGCGCTTGATCAAACGACTGGTGGTGCCTTCGACACGATTCTCTGCGTCCGTGTGCTTTGTTCTGTGCCAGATTTAGAACAGTCTGCTCGGGATCTGTATGGCTTGCTTAAGCCCGGTGGCAAGATTCTCGTCGTGGAGCATGTGGTTAATCCGTGGCGAACGGCGAAGGGGTCTATTGTTGCGAGGGTTGTGCAGGCTGTGTATGGGTTCTTGGGTTGGAGCTGGTTTATTGGGGATTGTCGGATGAATCGGGATACGGAGAAGGCATTGCGGGGTGCGGCGGAGGCTGACGGGGGGTGGGAGTCTGTGGAGGTCGAGAAGTGGTTTGGGAGAACTTGTATGCCGTATATTGCTGGGGTGTTTGTCAAGAGAGGGTAG
- a CDS encoding putative aminotransferase (aspartate/tyrosine/aromatic aminotransferase) produces MVKLEPFEVDHWILTRDIGPKYNLAHSYSLPVTINDLKSLSENEATGDHLLASVQSMPMNYGPSFTGLEQLRENIANLYSDESSITISSDKILTTPGASLANFIVLFALVGPGDHVIIQYPTYQQLYSLPASLGAEVSLWQAKENDNWNLDMEELKGLIKPNTKMIVLNNPQNPTGAIIPRSRLEEAIEIAKSHSITVFSDEVYRPSFHSIAPEDPDYPPSALSFGYENTVVTSSLSKAYALAGIRIGWIALHSKSILDLCINARSYALITASQVDEQIASLALSPSCVHNLIKRNTTLAKNNLHIVQRFIDEFSSSCQWVKPVAGPIGFIRFTRSGHPVDDVEFCTMLLEKKGVLLVPGRKCFGDGKNFSGYVRLGFGGDTEVLKAAFDALREFMLEDYESLPLAD; encoded by the exons ATGGTGAAACTAGAACCTTTCGAAGTCGATCAT TGGATTTTGACTCGGGATATAGGTCCCAAGTATAACTTGGCCCATTCATACTCCCTCCCCGTCACAATTAATGATCTCAAATCGCTGTCCGAGAATGAAGCAACAGGTGATCATCTTCTCGCCTCAGTTCAATCCATGCCGATGAACTACGGCCCTTCCTTCACAGGATTGGAGCAACTACGTGAAAATATTGCGAACTTATACTCAGATGAATCATCAATAACTATATCATCTGACAAGATTTTGACAACCCCTGGCGCATCGCTGGCGAACTTTATCGTGCTCTTTGCATTAGTTGGCCCTGGGGATCATGTTATCATCCAGTATCCCACCTACCAGCAACTATACTCCCTTCCAGCTTCCCTTGGAGCGGAGGTTAGTCTGTGGCaggcaaaggaaaatgatAATTGGAATCTCGACATGGAGGAACTAAAGGGCCTCATTAAGCCCAATACAAAAATGATCGTCCTAAA CAATCCACAAAATCCAACCGGCGCAATCATCCCCAGGTCACGCCTCGAAGAAGCTATCGAAATCGCCAAAAGCCACTCGATAACAGTCTTCAGTGACGAAGTATATCGTCCCAGTTTCCATTCCATCGCTCCAGAAGACCCAGACTACCCGCCCTCAGCCCTTTCCTTTGGTTACGAAAACACTGTCGTCACCAGCTCCCTATCAAAAGCTTATGCCCTCGCCGGGATTCGAATAGGATGGATCGCATTGCACAGCAAATCCATCCTCGACCTCTGTATCAATGCTCGCTCCTACGCCCTCATAACAGCTAGCCAAGTAGATGAACAGATCGCATCACTGGCATTGAGTCCCTCTTGCGTCCACAATTTGATCAAACGTAACACAACGCTAGCAAAGAATAACCTTCACATTGTTCAACGGTTCATTGATGAATTTTCGTCGAGCTGTCAATGGGTGAAACCTGTTGCCGGGCCAATTGGGTTCATCAGATTTACTAGGTCCGGCCATCCGGTAGATGACGTGGAATTCTGCACAATGCTcctagaaaagaagggagtTCTTCTTGTGCCGGGGAGAAAATGCTTCGGGGATGGGAAGAATTTCAGCGGCTATGTACGTCTTGGGTTTGGTGGGGATACGGAGGTTTTGAAGGCTGCGTTCGATGCTTTGAGGGAGTTTATGCTTGAAGACTACGAGTCGTTGCCTCTGGCAGATTGA
- a CDS encoding uncharacterized protein (predicted protein), with amino-acid sequence MIELLLREGADVNAIFNEKTLIENLMFYYNTIQVCFNIIKIFLSNGANPNSRHYPIEGRLKFWYPLLHLVVRMDDYIGIGPRIDLMRSLQRHRADLNATDYLGRSFLEILSWKNRPFPKNEWYWLLKNGAKIMKSMISTKFHKNSTTFAVPRKGQLYGPQYTDEDDESMDSLDFACSMAYHIECRLGHTIFDSDYENSDGSATSLARRKFTKCRYGGLCDRFSCHNAFQVLSELRFRSRGWYTEEAASAAEEMCPGWFCS; translated from the coding sequence ATGATCGAGCTTCTCCTGAGAGAAGGGGCGGATGTCAATGCCATATTCAATGAGAAGACACTCATTGAAAACTTGATGTTTTACTACAACACCATCCAGGTCTGCTTCAACATTATCAAAATATTCCTTAGTAATGGTGCCAATCCAAACAGTCGTCACTACCCAATCGAGGGACGCCTCAAATTTTGGTATCCACTCTTGCACCTAGTAGTCCGTATGGATGATTACATTGGTATAGGCCCTCGTATAGATCTTATGCGCAGCCTACAGCGCCATAGGGCTGACCTGAATGCCACGGATTATCTCGGTCGGTCTTTCCTGGAAATCCTTTCCTGGAAAAACAGGCCATTCCCCAAGAACGAATGGTACTGGCTGCTGAAAAATGGAGCTAAGATCATGAAATCAATGATCAGCACGAAGTTCCACAAGAACTCGACGACATTTGCGGTTCCTAGAAAAGGCCAACTTTATGGTCCGCAGTAcactgatgaagatgatgaaagcaTGGACTCCCTGGACTTTGCATGCTCTATGGCCTACCACATCGAGTGCCGACTGGGCCACACTATCTTTGACTCTGATTATGAGAATTCTGATGGCTCCGCAACTTCTTTGGCTCGACGAAAGTTCACCAAATGCCGTTACGGTGGGCTTTGTGACCGATTCAGTTGTCACAATGCTTTTCAAGTCCTATCTGAACTACGCTTCCGGTCTAGAGGATGGTACACGGAAGAAGCTGCATCTGCCGCTGAGGAGATGTGTCCGGGTTGGTTTTGTTCTTAA
- a CDS encoding uncharacterized protein (predicted protein) yields MLRGYILPPDGSSPPPALDKIWPTVMRTPSTAAYLIFCDGVDVVVLEKDHRTAHVERQSSFIVATNSDHAAPSVRENGHQGDHAGAALGTGVAVSVVDLIEDSEERRKFMQAHWDKKVRQARKATSIPECTSSTGRQDPLRRTRASQRWGGGSSHEFLPNGSSLPTPSSGKLVDFQVTATLKEVIKWTTTYPTTNEMTHFAAVMDPTEGKVVWIRRYLEPLVFYTRY; encoded by the coding sequence ATGCTGAGAGGGTATATCCTTCCCCCAGATGGTTCGTCACCCCCGCCGGCTCTTGACAAGATCTGGCCGACGGTTATGCGAACACCGTCTACAGCTGCGTATTTGATCTTTTGTGATGGGGTCGATGTAGTGGTCCTAGAAAAGGACCACAGGACAGCTCATGTGGAGCGACAATCCTCTTTCATCGTCGCAACAAACAGTGACCATGCCGCTCCCTCGGTGAGGGAAAACGGACACCAAGGAGATCATGCCGGTGCAGCCTTAGGCACAGGGGTAGCTGTCTCAGTCGTGGACCTCATAGAAGATAGCGAAGAACGGAGGAAATTCATGCAAGCGCACTGGGACAAGAAAGTCAGGCAGGCGAGGAAGGCTACTTCGATCCCAGAATGCACGTCCTCAACTGGCCGCCAAGATCCTTTGCGACGCACTCGTGCGTCTCAGAGGTGGGGAGGCGGATCGTCTCATGAATTCTTACCAAATGGGTCCTCTTTGCCTACTCCTAGCTCGGGTAAGCTGGTGGACTTCCAAGTCACAGCCACACTGAAGGAAGTTATTAAATGGACGACGACATACCCGACGACTAATGAGATGACCCATTTTGCAGCGGTGATGGATCCCACGGAGGGAAAGGTAGTGTGGATTAGGCGGTACTTGGAACCATTAGTATTCTACACACGCTATTAG